Proteins encoded within one genomic window of Bacillus thuringiensis:
- a CDS encoding alanine/glycine:cation symporter family protein, with the protein MNILEQFVSSTNTILWSYILIAMLIGLGLYFSIKLKFVQITHLGEMVRLMSDGLTGKTRKKGSVSSFQAFCMSSAARIGIGNLAGVALAISMGGPGAVFWMWVIAIIGASSSFVESTLAQIYKVKDGSGFRGGPAYYMEKGLNKRWMGIWFSILITISYGLIFNSVQANTVTLAFENAFGLERYIVGIVLAALVAVIIFGGVKSIARMSEMIVPPMALIYIAVAIFVVIKNFYLIPDVFTEIFKGAFGLDSAVGGGIGAAMKYGIQRGLFANEAGMGSAPNAAATADVTHPAKQGFIQTIGVLVDTFLVCTSTAFIVLCSGAYKATNLEGIELTQNALSSQIGPWASSFLAIIIFLFAFSSLLGNYYYGETNIEFIKQSKTWLTIYRIAVVAMVLFGSVATLQVVWNMADLFMGLMVITNLIAITLLGRFAYAALADYVRQKKQGKDPVFSADSIPGLTNTECWDKSAVTDKEKAV; encoded by the coding sequence ATGAATATTTTGGAACAATTCGTTTCATCAACGAATACAATTCTTTGGTCATATATTCTTATTGCAATGTTAATTGGTTTAGGTCTTTATTTTTCTATTAAATTGAAATTCGTACAAATTACTCATTTAGGGGAAATGGTTCGACTAATGAGTGATGGATTAACTGGAAAGACGCGTAAGAAAGGTAGTGTATCTTCTTTCCAAGCGTTCTGTATGAGTTCAGCAGCTCGTATTGGAATCGGGAACTTAGCCGGTGTAGCGTTAGCTATTTCTATGGGAGGACCTGGCGCAGTATTTTGGATGTGGGTGATTGCGATCATCGGAGCTTCTTCAAGTTTCGTAGAAAGTACGCTTGCACAAATTTATAAAGTAAAAGATGGCAGTGGCTTCCGTGGTGGTCCTGCTTATTATATGGAAAAAGGTTTAAATAAACGTTGGATGGGAATTTGGTTCTCTATCCTTATTACAATTAGTTACGGTTTAATTTTTAACTCAGTACAAGCGAATACAGTAACATTAGCGTTTGAAAATGCATTTGGTTTAGAGCGTTATATTGTTGGGATTGTATTAGCTGCATTAGTTGCGGTTATTATTTTTGGTGGTGTAAAAAGTATTGCACGTATGTCGGAAATGATTGTTCCGCCAATGGCGCTTATTTATATTGCAGTAGCTATTTTTGTTGTCATTAAAAACTTCTATTTAATACCAGATGTGTTTACGGAAATCTTTAAAGGTGCATTCGGTTTAGATTCAGCTGTAGGTGGCGGTATCGGTGCTGCAATGAAATATGGTATTCAGCGCGGATTATTCGCGAACGAAGCAGGTATGGGTAGTGCGCCGAACGCGGCAGCAACAGCTGATGTAACGCATCCAGCGAAACAAGGTTTTATTCAAACAATTGGCGTATTAGTAGATACATTCTTAGTATGTACATCAACAGCGTTTATTGTACTATGTTCTGGTGCATATAAAGCAACGAATTTAGAAGGTATTGAACTAACGCAAAATGCATTAAGTTCACAAATTGGTCCATGGGCAAGTAGCTTCTTAGCGATTATTATTTTCTTATTTGCCTTCAGTTCGCTTCTAGGAAACTACTATTATGGTGAAACGAATATTGAATTCATTAAACAAAGTAAAACTTGGTTAACAATTTATCGTATTGCGGTAGTTGCAATGGTATTATTCGGTTCTGTGGCAACACTTCAAGTAGTATGGAATATGGCAGATTTATTTATGGGTCTCATGGTAATTACAAACTTAATTGCGATTACACTTCTTGGTCGATTTGCGTATGCTGCATTGGCAGACTATGTAAGGCAAAAGAAACAAGGGAAAGATCCAGTCTTCAGTGCAGATTCTATTCCTGGTTTAACGAATACAGAGTGTTGGGATAAGTCAGCGGTAACGGATAAAGAAAAAGCAGTGTAA
- a CDS encoding NAD(P)-dependent oxidoreductase encodes MKIGIIGAAGKAGSRILKEALDRGHEVTAIVRNAAKITEKNVKVLEKDVFSLTSNDLQAFDVVVNAFGAPAGEEHLHVDAGNVLIEAMKGAPNTKLLVVGGAGSLFVDEEKTTRVFETPGFPKEYLATAQNQGKNLEILQQTNDITWTFISPSALFALGKRTGSYTAGKDNLLVNAKGDSYVSYEDFAVAALDEIENPKHVNERFTVVSEAE; translated from the coding sequence ATGAAAATCGGAATTATCGGAGCAGCTGGTAAAGCAGGAAGTCGCATTTTAAAAGAAGCATTAGATCGCGGACATGAAGTAACTGCAATCGTAAGAAACGCTGCAAAAATTACAGAAAAAAACGTAAAAGTTTTAGAGAAAGATGTATTCTCTCTTACATCTAACGACTTACAAGCATTTGACGTAGTTGTCAATGCATTCGGTGCTCCAGCAGGAGAAGAACACCTTCACGTAGATGCAGGAAACGTACTTATTGAAGCTATGAAAGGTGCACCTAACACAAAATTACTTGTAGTCGGCGGCGCTGGAAGCTTATTTGTAGACGAAGAGAAAACAACACGTGTATTTGAGACGCCAGGTTTCCCGAAAGAATACCTTGCAACTGCTCAAAACCAAGGTAAAAACTTAGAAATCTTACAACAAACAAATGACATTACTTGGACATTCATCAGCCCTTCTGCACTATTCGCATTAGGAAAACGTACTGGTTCTTATACAGCTGGTAAAGACAACCTTCTTGTTAACGCAAAAGGTGATAGCTACGTAAGTTACGAAGACTTTGCAGTTGCAGCACTTGATGAAATCGAAAATCCAAAACACGTAAACGAACGCTTCACAGTTGTTTCTGAGGCTGAATAA
- a CDS encoding thioester domain-containing protein produces the protein MNIKQSFKLLAMFLSILFVLFPLQKAFAEVMDHTKYQMDWSYSKSKKKPIRTELIKTADGKIAFCLNVDLKSPSGQDLPEMGKVDINVYRVLLNGYPQKSPQELGVSDWREAHYATQLAVWNALKQIDINDLDFRNKNVEKVTKDIVAKANASEELQEITMSVTPTEEQQAVLKNDFFETGLYTVETNAKSGTYKVQATGAPAGAKFVNEKGEAKTEFNVGEKFRILIPKQTPAGGFSFKVIGKLTKLQGIAHKGTPTIQNAVVLLERSEEETSPELSVSWKKGNGHDNNKPHTPNEPHKPNQKR, from the coding sequence ATGAATATAAAGCAATCGTTCAAACTTTTAGCTATGTTTTTAAGTATTTTATTTGTGTTATTCCCACTTCAAAAAGCATTCGCAGAAGTTATGGACCACACAAAGTATCAAATGGATTGGAGTTATAGTAAGTCCAAGAAGAAACCAATCCGAACAGAGCTTATTAAAACGGCAGATGGCAAAATTGCTTTTTGCTTAAATGTAGATTTGAAATCTCCGAGCGGTCAAGATTTACCGGAAATGGGGAAAGTGGATATTAATGTGTACCGTGTCCTATTGAATGGATATCCACAAAAGAGTCCACAAGAATTAGGAGTATCTGATTGGAGAGAGGCGCATTACGCAACGCAGCTTGCAGTATGGAATGCGTTAAAACAAATCGATATTAATGATTTAGACTTTCGTAATAAAAATGTAGAAAAGGTAACGAAAGATATCGTTGCAAAAGCAAATGCTAGTGAAGAGTTGCAAGAAATTACGATGAGTGTAACTCCTACAGAAGAACAACAAGCAGTATTGAAAAATGATTTCTTTGAAACAGGCTTATATACAGTAGAAACAAATGCAAAAAGCGGAACGTATAAAGTGCAAGCAACAGGCGCACCAGCGGGAGCCAAATTTGTAAATGAAAAAGGCGAAGCAAAAACGGAATTTAATGTAGGAGAAAAGTTCCGCATTTTAATTCCGAAACAAACACCAGCTGGTGGATTTAGCTTTAAAGTAATAGGAAAATTAACGAAACTACAAGGCATTGCGCATAAAGGTACACCGACAATTCAAAATGCAGTCGTATTACTTGAGCGCAGTGAAGAAGAAACAAGTCCGGAGTTATCAGTGAGTTGGAAAAAAGGAAATGGTCATGATAATAATAAACCACATACTCCAAACGAACCGCATAAACCGAATCAAAAGAGATAA
- a CDS encoding aldo/keto reductase gives MKNLQSKAVLNNGVEMPWFGLGVFKVEEGPELVEAVKSAIKAGYRSIDTAAIYGNEKAVGEGIRAGIEATGISREDLFITSKVWNADQGYETTIAAYEESLKKLGLDYLDLYLVHWPSEGKYKDTWRALETLYKEKRVRAIGVSNFQIHHLQDVMKDAEIKPMINQVEYHPRLTQKELQAFCKEQGIQMEAWSPLMQGQLLDNETLQAIAEKHGKTTAQVILRWDLQNGVITIPKSTKEHRIIANADVFNFELTKEDMEKIDALNQNHRVGPDPDNFDF, from the coding sequence ATGAAAAACTTACAAAGTAAAGCAGTATTAAATAATGGTGTAGAAATGCCTTGGTTCGGTTTAGGTGTATTTAAAGTAGAAGAAGGACCAGAACTTGTAGAAGCTGTAAAATCAGCGATTAAAGCTGGATACCGCAGCATCGATACTGCTGCAATTTACGGAAATGAAAAAGCTGTAGGTGAAGGAATTCGTGCGGGTATCGAAGCAACTGGTATTTCAAGAGAAGATTTATTCATCACTTCAAAAGTATGGAACGCAGATCAAGGATATGAAACAACAATCGCTGCATACGAAGAGAGTCTAAAAAAATTAGGACTAGATTATTTAGATTTATATCTTGTTCACTGGCCTTCAGAAGGAAAATATAAAGATACATGGAGAGCGCTAGAAACACTTTATAAAGAAAAGCGCGTACGTGCAATTGGTGTAAGTAACTTCCAAATCCATCACTTACAAGATGTAATGAAAGATGCAGAAATCAAGCCAATGATCAACCAAGTAGAATACCACCCTCGTTTAACACAAAAAGAACTACAAGCTTTCTGTAAAGAACAAGGTATTCAAATGGAAGCATGGTCACCATTAATGCAAGGTCAATTATTAGATAACGAAACATTACAAGCAATTGCTGAGAAACACGGTAAAACAACAGCGCAAGTTATTTTACGTTGGGATCTTCAAAATGGAGTTATTACAATTCCAAAATCAACGAAGGAACACCGCATCATTGCAAATGCTGATGTATTTAACTTTGAATTAACGAAAGAAGATATGGAAAAAATCGATGCGTTAAATCAAAATCACCGCGTTGGTCCAGATCCTGATAACTTCGATTTCTAA
- a CDS encoding MFS transporter gives MLALLALAISAFGIGTTEFISVGLLPSISKDLNVSVTTAGLTVSLYALGAAVGAPVLTALTASMSRKTLLMWIMVIFIIGNGIAAVATSFTILIIARIVAAFAHGVFMSIGSTIAAAIVPENKRASAIAIMFTGLTVATITGVPIGTFIGQQFGWRASFMAIVVIGIIAFIANSILVPSNLKNGVPVSFRDQFKLIKNGRLLLVFIITALGYGGTFVTFTYLSPLLQEVTGFEASTVTIILLVYGIAIAIGNMVGGKLSNHNPIRALFYMFLIQAIILFVLTFTAPFKVAGLITIIFMGLFAFMNVPGLQVYVVILAERFVPSAVDVASAINIAAFNGGIALGSYIGGLVTNSLGLIHTAWVGGLMVVAAVILTAWSMTLEKRDQAK, from the coding sequence ATGCTTGCTTTATTAGCACTAGCAATTAGTGCGTTTGGGATTGGTACAACTGAGTTTATTAGTGTCGGTTTATTACCATCCATTTCAAAAGATTTAAATGTTTCGGTTACAACAGCCGGTTTAACTGTTTCCTTATATGCGTTAGGGGCAGCGGTAGGAGCTCCTGTTTTAACAGCGTTAACGGCTAGTATGTCGAGAAAGACATTATTAATGTGGATTATGGTTATTTTCATTATTGGTAATGGTATTGCGGCAGTAGCAACAAGCTTCACTATATTAATTATCGCAAGGATTGTAGCTGCGTTTGCACATGGTGTGTTTATGTCAATTGGATCTACAATCGCGGCTGCGATCGTACCAGAGAATAAACGTGCTAGTGCAATTGCGATTATGTTTACTGGATTAACAGTTGCGACTATTACAGGTGTGCCAATTGGAACGTTTATCGGTCAACAATTTGGCTGGAGAGCGTCATTTATGGCGATTGTTGTAATTGGAATTATTGCTTTTATCGCGAATAGCATACTAGTCCCATCTAATTTAAAAAATGGTGTACCTGTATCGTTTCGTGATCAATTCAAACTAATTAAAAATGGAAGACTGTTACTTGTCTTCATTATTACTGCACTAGGATACGGTGGTACATTCGTAACATTTACGTATTTATCCCCCCTATTACAAGAAGTAACAGGATTTGAAGCAAGTACTGTTACTATCATTTTATTAGTGTATGGAATCGCAATTGCGATAGGGAATATGGTCGGCGGAAAATTATCGAATCATAATCCGATTCGAGCGCTATTTTACATGTTCTTGATTCAAGCGATTATATTATTTGTCTTAACATTTACAGCGCCATTTAAAGTAGCTGGATTAATCACAATTATTTTCATGGGACTATTCGCATTCATGAATGTTCCAGGGCTACAAGTATATGTAGTTATATTGGCAGAGCGCTTTGTTCCGAGTGCGGTTGATGTTGCTTCAGCAATTAATATTGCCGCATTTAACGGAGGAATCGCTTTAGGTTCTTATATAGGTGGCCTTGTAACGAATTCTTTAGGATTAATCCATACTGCTTGGGTAGGCGGTCTTATGGTAGTAGCTGCTGTGATTTTAACAGCATGGAGTATGACATTAGAAAAAAGAGATCAAGCAAAATAA
- a CDS encoding winged helix-turn-helix transcriptional regulator — MKKYNIPVEATLEVIGGKWKVVILCHLTKGTKRTSELKRSMPGITQKMLTQQLRELEDDGVIQRKVYNQVPPKVEYSLTDYGWSLESILDSLCSWGECHLEKEGNTSMLIAEGE; from the coding sequence ATGAAGAAATACAATATTCCTGTAGAGGCAACCTTAGAGGTTATCGGCGGCAAATGGAAGGTTGTTATCCTTTGTCACTTAACGAAAGGTACAAAGAGAACGAGTGAACTAAAACGTTCAATGCCTGGTATTACACAAAAAATGTTAACACAACAATTACGTGAATTAGAAGACGACGGCGTTATTCAAAGAAAAGTATACAATCAAGTTCCACCAAAAGTAGAATATTCTCTTACAGACTACGGTTGGTCTTTAGAATCCATTCTTGATTCTCTTTGTTCTTGGGGCGAATGCCATCTTGAAAAGGAAGGTAACACATCGATGCTAATTGCGGAAGGTGAATAA
- a CDS encoding DUF1641 domain-containing protein, with amino-acid sequence MPETMTQTKPEQETVQISASQGQLDVLDQLLKPEVQESLTTLVEQLPKLTELVNILTKSYDFAQTVATDEVLKSDTVGAITELVEPVKDTVKSMAATAIEAKDRADESNEVIGLFGLLKLLKDPQAQKMFRFVNAYLQISAERNNK; translated from the coding sequence ATGCCAGAAACTATGACTCAAACAAAGCCAGAACAAGAAACTGTACAAATTTCTGCTAGCCAAGGACAACTTGATGTACTTGATCAGTTGTTAAAACCTGAGGTACAAGAATCATTAACAACACTAGTGGAACAGCTTCCAAAATTAACTGAGCTTGTTAACATTTTAACTAAGTCTTATGACTTCGCTCAAACTGTTGCTACTGATGAAGTATTAAAAAGCGACACTGTTGGTGCAATCACAGAGCTTGTAGAACCTGTAAAAGATACAGTAAAAAGCATGGCTGCAACTGCAATCGAAGCGAAAGATCGTGCTGACGAAAGCAACGAAGTTATCGGCCTATTCGGTCTGTTAAAATTATTAAAAGATCCACAAGCACAAAAAATGTTCCGCTTTGTGAACGCATATCTTCAAATTAGTGCAGAACGTAACAATAAATAA
- a CDS encoding NAD(P)/FAD-dependent oxidoreductase, with the protein MSKQIVILGAGYGGLLAALNVRKYYSKSEAQVTVINQYPTHQIITELHRLAAGNVSEQAIAMPLTKLFKGKDIDLKIATVESFSVDSKEIKLAGGTTLSYDALVVALGSKTAYFGIPGLEENSMVLKSAADANKIYKHVEDRIREYAKTKNEADATIVIGGGGLTGVELVGELADIMPKLAKSHGVNPKEVKLLLVEAGPKILPVLPDHLIERATTSLEARGVTFLTGLPVTNVAGNEIDLKDGQKLVANTFVWTGGVQGNPLIGESGLEVNRGRATVDAYLQSTSHKDVFVAGDSAVVFAPDGRPYPPTAQIAWQMGELIGYNLYAALEGKAFEEFAPVNSGTLASLGRKDAVATIGASNTPLKGLPASLMKEASNVRYLSHIKGLFSLAY; encoded by the coding sequence ATGTCAAAACAAATTGTCATCTTAGGCGCTGGTTATGGCGGTCTTCTTGCCGCTTTAAACGTACGTAAATATTACAGCAAATCAGAAGCACAAGTTACAGTGATTAACCAATACCCAACACACCAAATCATCACTGAACTACACCGCCTTGCAGCTGGTAACGTGTCTGAGCAAGCAATTGCAATGCCACTTACAAAGCTTTTCAAAGGTAAAGATATCGATCTTAAAATCGCAACAGTTGAGTCATTCTCTGTTGATAGCAAAGAAATTAAATTAGCTGGTGGCACTACTTTATCTTACGATGCACTTGTAGTTGCTTTAGGAAGTAAAACTGCTTACTTCGGTATTCCAGGACTAGAAGAAAACAGCATGGTATTAAAATCTGCTGCTGATGCAAACAAAATCTACAAACACGTTGAAGACCGTATTCGTGAATACGCGAAAACGAAAAACGAAGCTGATGCTACAATCGTAATCGGTGGTGGCGGATTAACTGGTGTTGAGCTAGTTGGTGAGCTTGCTGACATTATGCCTAAACTTGCAAAAAGCCACGGCGTAAATCCAAAAGAAGTGAAACTTCTTCTTGTTGAAGCAGGTCCAAAAATCCTTCCAGTATTACCAGACCACTTAATCGAACGTGCAACTACTAGCCTAGAAGCACGCGGCGTTACATTCTTAACTGGTCTTCCTGTAACAAACGTTGCTGGCAATGAAATCGACTTAAAAGACGGTCAAAAACTTGTTGCTAACACATTCGTTTGGACAGGTGGCGTTCAAGGTAACCCATTAATCGGTGAATCAGGTCTTGAAGTTAACCGTGGACGTGCAACAGTTGATGCATACCTACAATCTACTTCTCACAAAGACGTATTCGTTGCTGGAGACAGCGCTGTTGTCTTCGCTCCAGACGGTCGTCCATACCCACCAACTGCACAAATCGCTTGGCAAATGGGTGAGTTAATTGGATACAACTTATACGCAGCACTAGAAGGCAAAGCATTCGAAGAGTTCGCACCTGTAAACTCTGGAACACTTGCTAGTCTAGGACGTAAAGATGCGGTTGCTACAATTGGAGCAAGCAATACTCCACTTAAAGGCTTACCAGCATCATTAATGAAAGAAGCAAGTAACGTTCGTTACTTATCACACATTAAAGGTCTATTCAGCTTAGCTTACTAA
- the tyrS gene encoding tyrosine--tRNA ligase: protein MNIIDELEWRGAVNQQTDEEGLRKLVEEKKISLYCGVDPTGDSMHIGHLIPFMMMKRFQLAGHHPVILIGGATGTIGDPSGRQSERQLQTLEVVQHNVDALTAQMKKLFDFGGNSEVKMVNNYDWTHEINIIEFLRDYGKNFSINSMLAKDIVASRLDTGISFTEFTYQILQAMDFHHLYTKEDVQLQIGGSDQWGNITGGLDLIRKLEGHEAKVFGLTIPLLLKSDGTKFGKSAGGAVWLDPEKTTPFEFYQFWVNTDDRDVVKYLKYFTFLTKERIDELAVKVETEPHKREAQKVLAEEMTKFVHGEEAFLQAVKITAALFSGDIKSLTADEIEQGFKEMPTFQSSKETKNIVEWLVDLGIEPSRRQAREDINNGAISMNGEKVTDVGTDVTIENSFDGRFIIIRKGKKNYSLVKLGE from the coding sequence ATGAACATTATTGATGAATTAGAATGGCGCGGTGCCGTTAATCAACAGACTGACGAAGAAGGTTTACGAAAGCTAGTAGAAGAGAAAAAGATTTCACTATACTGCGGAGTGGATCCGACTGGTGATAGTATGCATATCGGGCATTTGATTCCGTTTATGATGATGAAGAGATTCCAGTTAGCTGGCCATCATCCGGTTATTTTAATTGGCGGGGCAACAGGAACAATTGGAGATCCGAGTGGACGTCAATCAGAACGTCAACTTCAAACGTTAGAAGTAGTTCAGCATAATGTAGATGCGTTAACAGCACAAATGAAAAAGCTATTTGATTTTGGTGGAAATAGCGAAGTGAAGATGGTAAATAACTACGACTGGACACATGAAATAAACATTATTGAGTTTTTACGTGATTACGGGAAAAACTTTAGTATTAATAGTATGTTAGCGAAGGATATTGTAGCAAGTCGTTTAGATACAGGAATTTCTTTCACAGAATTTACGTACCAAATCTTGCAAGCGATGGACTTCCATCATTTATACACGAAAGAAGATGTTCAACTGCAAATTGGTGGTAGTGACCAATGGGGGAATATTACGGGTGGTTTAGATTTAATTCGTAAGTTAGAAGGGCACGAAGCGAAAGTGTTCGGATTAACGATTCCGTTATTATTAAAATCAGATGGTACGAAGTTTGGTAAATCAGCAGGCGGAGCTGTTTGGCTTGATCCTGAAAAAACGACACCATTTGAATTTTACCAGTTCTGGGTAAATACAGATGACCGTGATGTCGTTAAATACTTGAAATACTTTACATTCTTAACGAAAGAGCGCATTGATGAATTAGCGGTGAAGGTAGAAACAGAGCCTCATAAACGTGAAGCGCAGAAAGTATTGGCAGAAGAAATGACGAAATTCGTTCACGGAGAAGAGGCATTCCTGCAAGCTGTGAAAATTACAGCAGCGTTATTTAGCGGAGATATTAAATCATTAACAGCTGATGAAATTGAACAAGGATTTAAAGAAATGCCAACATTCCAGTCTTCAAAAGAGACGAAAAACATCGTAGAATGGCTAGTTGATTTAGGAATTGAACCATCTAGAAGACAAGCACGCGAAGACATTAATAATGGTGCAATTTCTATGAATGGTGAAAAAGTAACAGATGTGGGCACGGATGTTACTATAGAGAATTCATTTGATGGACGATTTATTATTATCCGTAAAGGGAAGAAGAACTACAGCCTTGTGAAGTTAGGAGAATAA
- the murB gene encoding UDP-N-acetylmuramate dehydrogenase has translation MNMQEVYEYLSTVLPEGHVKQDEMLKNHTHIKVGGKADVFVAPTNYDEIQEVIKYANQYNIPVTFLGNGSNVIIKDGGIRGITVSLIHITGVTVTGTTIVAQCGAAIIDVSRIALDHNLTGLEFACGIPGSVGGALYMNAGAYGGEISFVLTEAVVMTGDGELRTLTKEAFEFGYRKSVFANNHYIILEARFELEEGVREEIKAKMDDLTFKRESKQPLEYPSCGSVFKRPPNNFAGKLIQESGLQGKRIGGVEVSLKHAGFMVNVDNGTAQDYIDLIHFVQKTVEEKFGVKLEREVRIIGEDK, from the coding sequence ATGAATATGCAAGAGGTTTATGAATATTTAAGTACGGTATTGCCTGAAGGTCATGTGAAACAAGATGAAATGTTAAAGAATCATACGCATATTAAAGTTGGCGGAAAAGCAGATGTGTTCGTTGCGCCTACGAATTATGATGAAATTCAAGAAGTTATTAAATATGCGAACCAATATAATATTCCAGTTACGTTTTTAGGAAACGGTTCGAATGTCATTATTAAAGACGGTGGTATTCGAGGGATTACAGTAAGTTTAATTCATATTACAGGTGTTACTGTAACTGGAACAACGATTGTAGCACAGTGCGGTGCAGCAATTATTGACGTATCACGTATTGCATTAGATCATAACTTAACGGGTCTTGAGTTTGCTTGTGGTATTCCAGGTTCAGTTGGCGGGGCATTATATATGAATGCAGGTGCTTACGGCGGTGAGATTTCGTTTGTATTAACAGAAGCTGTCGTAATGACAGGTGATGGAGAGCTACGTACTTTGACGAAAGAAGCATTTGAATTTGGATATCGTAAGAGTGTATTTGCGAACAACCACTACATTATTCTTGAAGCGAGATTTGAACTTGAAGAAGGTGTACGTGAAGAAATTAAAGCCAAAATGGATGATTTAACGTTTAAACGTGAGTCAAAACAACCTCTAGAATATCCTTCATGTGGTAGCGTATTTAAACGCCCACCAAATAATTTTGCTGGTAAATTGATTCAAGAATCAGGACTACAAGGTAAGCGAATTGGCGGAGTGGAAGTTTCTCTAAAACACGCTGGGTTTATGGTGAATGTTGATAACGGAACAGCACAAGATTACATCGATTTAATTCACTTCGTACAAAAAACAGTTGAAGAGAAATTTGGTGTGAAGTTAGAGCGCGAAGTAAGGATTATTGGGGAAGATAAGTAA
- a CDS encoding SET domain-containing protein: MIEVKTSELSDGEFNRGVFATRDIKKGELIHSAPVISYPNEQHEHIEKTLLADYAFEYGVNHTAFLLGYGMLFNHAYNPNATYEIVFENHTFNFFAYKDIKAGEEILINYNGEVDDDELLWFDKEKEENEK; the protein is encoded by the coding sequence ATGATCGAAGTTAAGACTTCTGAGCTTAGTGATGGAGAATTTAATAGAGGTGTATTTGCAACTCGTGATATTAAAAAGGGTGAGTTGATTCACTCAGCACCAGTTATCTCTTATCCGAATGAACAGCATGAACACATTGAGAAAACGTTACTTGCTGACTACGCATTTGAGTATGGGGTAAATCATACGGCATTCCTCTTAGGATACGGCATGTTATTTAATCATGCATATAATCCGAATGCAACGTATGAGATTGTCTTTGAGAATCATACGTTTAACTTCTTTGCTTATAAGGATATAAAAGCTGGAGAAGAGATTTTAATCAATTATAATGGTGAAGTTGATGATGACGAGCTGTTATGGTTTGATAAAGAAAAAGAAGAGAACGAAAAGTAA